The following are encoded in a window of Gossypium raimondii isolate GPD5lz chromosome 13, ASM2569854v1, whole genome shotgun sequence genomic DNA:
- the LOC105783627 gene encoding U-box domain-containing protein 26: MPGTTIVEPLDLVGLQIPYHFRCPISLELMRDPVTVCTGQTYDRSSIESWVATGNTTCPVTRAPLSDFTFIPNHTLRRLIQDWCVENQAFGIQRIPTPKQPADPVMVRALLTQASAVSSPFQPRLSALRRLKGLARDSDKNRSVISSHDAREVLIDIVFSDTGSSDLSVEALAVLVMFQLNESECESIGSDPNRVVYLSRMLFHSSIEVRINSASLIENVLSGTRSPDLRAQISNADEIFEGVVDILRNLNSYPRALRIGVRALFALCLVKQTRHKAVQAGAPATLIDRLADLDKCDAERALATIELLCRIPSGCSAFAAHALTVPLLVKTILKISDRATEYAAGALMALCSESEGSQREAVSAGVLTQLLLLVQSDCTERAKRKAQMLLKLLRDSWPEDSIGNSDDFACSEIVPF; this comes from the coding sequence ATGCCTGGCACCACTATTGTTGAGCCTTTAGATTTGGTTGGTCTCCAAATTCCTTATCATTTCAGGTGCCCCATCTCCCTCGAGCTCATGCGTGACCCTGTCACCGTCTGCACCGGCCAAACCTACGACCGTTCCAGCATTGAGTCCTGGGTCGCCACCGGCAACACCACTTGTCCCGTCACTCGTGCTCCCCTCTCTGATTTCACTTTTATTCCTAACCATACCCTTCGCCGTCTTATTCAAGATTGGTGTGTAGAGAACCAGGCTTTTGGTATACAGAGGATTCCCACGCCTAAGCAACCTGCCGACCCGGTTATGGTTCGGGCTTTGTTGACTCAAGCTTCGGCGGTTTCCAGTCCGTTTCAGCCTCGTCTTTCGGCTCTGCGTCGACTTAAGGGACTGGCAAGAGACTCGGATAAGAACCGGTCCGTTATTTCTTCACATGACGCACGTGAGGTACTGATAGATATCGTGTTTTCGGATACGGGCTCGTCGGATTTGAGCGTGGAGGCGCTTGCGGTTTTAGTGATGTTTCAACTCAATGAATCCGAGTGCGAGTCGATCGGTTCGGATCCCAACAGAGTGGTCTACCTGTCGCGTATGTTGTTCCATTCCTCGATCGAAGTACGAATTAACTCGGCTTCACTCATCGAAAACGTTCTCTCCGGCACGAGATCGCCGGATCTTCGAGCTCAGATAAGCAATGCGGATGAGATATTCGAAGGCGTCGTGGACATATTAAGGAACCTCAACTCTTATCCTCGCGCGCTGAGAATCGGCGTTCGGGCTCTCTTCGCCTTGTGCTTAGTGAAGCAAACGAGGCACAAAGCCGTCCAAGCCGGAGCTCCGGCGACGTTGATCGACCGGTTGGCTGATTTGGACAAGTGCGATGCCGAACGAGCTCTGGCGACGATAGAGTTGTTGTGCCGGATCCCCTCGGGGTGTTCGGCGTTCGCGGCGCACGCGCTGACGGTCCCGTTGCTGGTAAAAACGATACTGAAGATCTCGGACAGGGCTACGGAGTACGCGGCGGGTGCACTGATGGCGCTGTGCTCGGAGTCGGAAGGGAGCCAGAGGGAGGCGGTGAGCGCGGGGGTTCTGACACAGCTGCTATTGCTGGTTCAAAGTGATTGTACGGAGAGGGCGAAGAGGAAGGCCCAAATGCTTCTTAAGTTGCTTCGGGATTCGTGGCCCGAAGATTCCATCGGCAATTCGGATGATTTTGCTTGCAGTGAAATCGTACCCTTTTGA
- the LOC105784519 gene encoding transcription factor bHLH95 isoform X2 translates to MSATPGSFFLCENHPFPPPSNNNSGGGGANGSEDNNQHEKQPLQDSTNNKRGGESDHEMHIWTERERRKKMRNMFSNLHALLPHLSPKADKSTIVDEAVKHIQTLEKTLQKLQKQKLDRLQEGPNPIDLGHQDTSREAFMADQVLSGNDAAAKDLIIKSNSVTVAQPRLQFQTWTSSNVVLNICGKEAQISVCSPKKPGLFTSVCCILEKHYLEVISAHVSSQSNRSIFMIQAHVGSSGAYNHQVSEVDEIFKQAAAEIMFCLTS, encoded by the exons ATGTCTGCCACCCCTGGAAGTTTCTTCTTATGCGAAAACCACCCATTTCCACCACCTTCTAACAACAATTCAGGCGGTGGTGGTGCCAATGGAAGCGAAGACAACAACCAACATGAAAAGCAACCTCTGCAAGACTCCACCAACAACAAGAGAGGGGGCGAATCGGATCATGAAATGCATATATGGACCGAAAGAGagaggaggaagaagatgagGAACATGTTCTCCAACCTCCATGCCTTGCTTCCTCATCTATCTCctaag GCTGACAAATCGACCATAGTCGACGAAGCAGTGAAGCACATACAAACCCTAGAGAAAACCCTCCAAAAGCTGCAAAAACAGAAGCTAGACAGACTCCAAGAAGGACCCAATCCCATTGACTTGGGTCACCAGGATACAAGCAGGGAAGCATTCATGGCGGATCAAGTATTATCTGGAAACGATGCTGCAGCCAaggatttaataataaaatccaaTTCTGTTACGGTCGCTCAACCCCGTTTGCAGTTTCAAACATGGACCTCCTCCAACGTGGTGTTGAACATCTGCGGCAAGGAAGCACAGATAAGCGTGTGTTCGCCCAAGAAACCAGGGCTGTTCACCAGTGTTTGCTGCATCTTGGAGAAGCACTACTTGGAGGTCATATCTGCCCATGTTTCCTCCCAATCTAATCGTTCCATCTTCATGATTCAAGCTCAT GTGGGAAGTAGTGGAGCTTATAATCATCAGGTGTCAGAAGTGGACGAAATATTCAAACAAGCTGCAGCTGAGATCATGTTCTGCCTCACCTCTTGA
- the LOC105784519 gene encoding transcription factor bHLH95 isoform X1 translates to MSATPGSFFLCENHPFPPPSNNNSGGGGANGSEDNNQHEKQPLQDSTNNKRGGESDHEMHIWTERERRKKMRNMFSNLHALLPHLSPKADKSTIVDEAVKHIQTLEKTLQKLQKQKLDRLQEGPNPIDLGHQDTSREAFMADQVLSGNDAAAKDLIIKSNSVTVAQPRLQFQTWTSSNVVLNICGKEAQISVCSPKKPGLFTSVCCILEKHYLEVISAHVSSQSNRSIFMIQAHQVGSSGAYNHQVSEVDEIFKQAAAEIMFCLTS, encoded by the exons ATGTCTGCCACCCCTGGAAGTTTCTTCTTATGCGAAAACCACCCATTTCCACCACCTTCTAACAACAATTCAGGCGGTGGTGGTGCCAATGGAAGCGAAGACAACAACCAACATGAAAAGCAACCTCTGCAAGACTCCACCAACAACAAGAGAGGGGGCGAATCGGATCATGAAATGCATATATGGACCGAAAGAGagaggaggaagaagatgagGAACATGTTCTCCAACCTCCATGCCTTGCTTCCTCATCTATCTCctaag GCTGACAAATCGACCATAGTCGACGAAGCAGTGAAGCACATACAAACCCTAGAGAAAACCCTCCAAAAGCTGCAAAAACAGAAGCTAGACAGACTCCAAGAAGGACCCAATCCCATTGACTTGGGTCACCAGGATACAAGCAGGGAAGCATTCATGGCGGATCAAGTATTATCTGGAAACGATGCTGCAGCCAaggatttaataataaaatccaaTTCTGTTACGGTCGCTCAACCCCGTTTGCAGTTTCAAACATGGACCTCCTCCAACGTGGTGTTGAACATCTGCGGCAAGGAAGCACAGATAAGCGTGTGTTCGCCCAAGAAACCAGGGCTGTTCACCAGTGTTTGCTGCATCTTGGAGAAGCACTACTTGGAGGTCATATCTGCCCATGTTTCCTCCCAATCTAATCGTTCCATCTTCATGATTCAAGCTCAT CAGGTGGGAAGTAGTGGAGCTTATAATCATCAGGTGTCAGAAGTGGACGAAATATTCAAACAAGCTGCAGCTGAGATCATGTTCTGCCTCACCTCTTGA